The Enterobacter kobei genome has a segment encoding these proteins:
- a CDS encoding DksA/TraR family C4-type zinc finger protein, with protein MASGWANDDAVNEQINSTIEDAVARARGEIPRGESLTECEECGEPIPEARQKAIPGVRLCITCQQDKDSKNASHSGYNRRGSKDSQLR; from the coding sequence ATGGCTTCCGGTTGGGCAAATGATGATGCCGTGAACGAACAGATCAACAGTACGATTGAAGATGCGGTTGCGCGCGCTCGCGGCGAAATTCCGCGCGGCGAAAGTTTAACGGAATGCGAAGAGTGCGGAGAGCCCATTCCTGAGGCGCGGCAAAAAGCCATTCCCGGGGTAAGGTTATGTATAACCTGCCAGCAGGATAAAGATTCAAAAAACGCTTCACATTCGGGATATAATCGCAGAGGATCGAAAGACAGCCAGTTACGCTGA
- the ybiO gene encoding mechanosensitive channel protein — MPWFLLLLISLFSAPSLAVAIPGVTTGTTASQQSTPPPEPDVEQKKAAYGALADVLENDASRKELIDQLRKAAATPPKETVPTLTPPQVEEQKTVLENVTDVSRRFGEALSTRFAQLFRNLMGSPHKAFNPQTFSAAATQFLMLAGAVFIFYWLVRLCAWPLYRKMGYWGRKKNQHKNSWLHLPAMIAGAFIIDLLLLALTLFVGQVLADRLNTGNKTIAFQQALFLNAFALIEFFKAVLRVIFCPRVPELRPFTIGNDSAKYWAVRLSVLSGLIGYGLLVAVPIISNQVNVQFGALANVLIMLCITVWSLYLIFHNKKAITESLLHLADRSLSFFSLFIRAFALVWHWLASAYFIVLCFFSLFDPGNSLKFMMGATFKSLAIIGIAAFVSGLLSRWISKTITLSPHVQRNYPELQKRVNGWMSVSLKVARILTVCVAIMLLLNAWNLFDFWNWLHNGAGEKTVDILIRIALILFFSAVGWTLLASLIENRLVSDIHGRPLPSARARTLLTLFRNALAVIISTITIMIVLSEIGVNIAPLLAGAGALGLAISFGSQTLVKDIITGIFIQFENGMNTGDLVTIGPLTGTVERMSIRSVGVRQDTGAYHIIPWSSITTFANFVRGIGSVVANYDVDRHEDADKAKQALRDAVEELMQMEDIRGLVIGEPSFAGIVGLTNTAFTLRVSFTTQPLKQWTVRFALDSMVKKHFDLANVRMPVQTYQVLPSPASMPPPQEPTL; from the coding sequence GTGCCGTGGTTCCTGCTGCTGTTGATAAGCCTGTTTAGTGCGCCATCCCTCGCCGTGGCGATCCCCGGCGTGACCACCGGAACGACCGCGTCCCAGCAAAGTACGCCGCCCCCGGAACCGGATGTTGAACAAAAAAAAGCGGCTTACGGCGCACTTGCCGACGTGCTTGAAAACGATGCCTCCCGAAAAGAGTTAATCGATCAGCTGCGTAAAGCCGCCGCCACGCCGCCAAAGGAGACCGTTCCCACCCTCACCCCGCCGCAGGTAGAGGAACAAAAAACCGTGCTGGAAAACGTCACCGACGTGAGCCGACGCTTTGGTGAAGCGCTCTCCACACGCTTTGCCCAGCTCTTTCGCAACCTGATGGGATCGCCCCATAAGGCATTTAACCCGCAAACCTTTAGCGCCGCCGCCACCCAGTTTTTGATGCTGGCGGGCGCGGTATTTATTTTTTACTGGCTGGTACGCCTCTGTGCCTGGCCGCTTTACCGCAAGATGGGCTACTGGGGTCGAAAAAAGAACCAGCATAAAAACAGCTGGCTGCACCTCCCCGCTATGATCGCCGGAGCCTTTATTATTGATTTACTGCTGCTGGCGTTGACGCTGTTTGTGGGTCAGGTGCTGGCGGACCGTCTCAATACGGGCAACAAAACCATTGCCTTCCAGCAGGCGCTCTTTCTGAATGCGTTTGCGCTCATCGAATTTTTTAAAGCGGTACTGCGCGTCATCTTTTGCCCGCGCGTGCCTGAACTCCGCCCGTTTACGATCGGTAACGACAGCGCGAAATACTGGGCCGTGCGGCTCAGCGTGCTCAGCGGCCTGATTGGCTACGGCCTGCTGGTTGCGGTGCCGATCATCTCCAACCAGGTCAACGTGCAGTTTGGCGCGCTGGCGAACGTGTTGATCATGCTCTGTATTACCGTCTGGTCGCTGTACCTTATCTTCCACAATAAAAAGGCGATCACGGAGAGTCTGCTGCATCTGGCCGATCGTTCTTTGTCGTTCTTCAGCCTCTTCATTCGCGCCTTCGCGCTGGTGTGGCACTGGCTGGCAAGCGCTTACTTCATAGTGCTGTGCTTCTTCTCGCTGTTCGACCCGGGTAATAGCCTGAAATTTATGATGGGGGCGACGTTCAAAAGCCTGGCGATTATCGGCATCGCGGCATTTGTGTCGGGGCTGTTGTCGCGCTGGATTTCGAAAACCATCACCCTGTCCCCGCACGTACAGCGTAATTATCCGGAACTGCAAAAACGCGTGAACGGCTGGATGTCAGTCTCCCTCAAAGTGGCGCGCATTCTGACCGTCTGCGTGGCGATTATGCTGCTGCTGAATGCGTGGAACCTGTTTGATTTCTGGAACTGGCTGCATAACGGCGCAGGTGAGAAGACCGTTGATATTTTAATTCGTATCGCACTGATTCTGTTTTTCTCCGCCGTAGGCTGGACGCTGCTGGCGAGCCTTATCGAGAACCGTCTGGTGTCCGATATTCACGGCAGACCGCTCCCCAGCGCCCGTGCGCGCACGCTGTTGACCCTGTTCCGCAATGCGCTGGCGGTGATCATCAGTACCATCACCATCATGATTGTGCTGTCGGAAATCGGCGTAAACATCGCTCCGCTGCTGGCAGGTGCCGGTGCGCTGGGACTGGCGATCTCCTTCGGGTCACAAACGCTGGTGAAGGATATTATTACCGGCATTTTTATCCAGTTTGAGAACGGAATGAACACCGGCGATCTGGTAACCATCGGGCCGCTGACCGGCACGGTCGAGCGGATGTCGATTCGTTCTGTGGGCGTGCGTCAGGATACCGGGGCATACCACATTATTCCGTGGTCATCGATCACCACCTTCGCCAACTTTGTGCGCGGCATTGGCTCCGTTGTGGCGAACTACGATGTGGATCGTCATGAGGATGCGGACAAAGCGAAGCAGGCGCTGCGGGACGCCGTTGAAGAGTTAATGCAGATGGAGGATATTCGCGGCCTGGTAATTGGCGAGCCGTCATTTGCCGGGATCGTCGGGCTGACGAATACGGCATTTACGCTTCGCGTGTCGTTCACCACCCAGCCGCTGAAGCAGTGGACGGTGCGCTTTGCGCTCGACAGCATGGTGAAAAAACATTTTGATCTGGCTAACGTGCGGATGCCGGTGCAGACGTATCAGGTGTTGCCTTCACCGGCATCGATGCCACCTCCGCAGGAGCCGACATTGTAG
- a CDS encoding fimbrial protein — protein MQLVKQCFFLLILATASLFMPHAKATCTSPDMPKTINLSTVSVSTTLPVGATIPGTEQTVHVAGHCDNAADKGLEIVSCYYGYGTEIPGLSGVYESGVKGVGIALMNDKGQRISGAGGVTCDSRGTPIGYVSTDGNQTFDFNVTLELVKTDTAVESGTLNQSQTVFGIGVFGHEGIGSPNNVSYAGNVNLENVTCSVLPKSLTVNMGDFPVSDFNMVGTLAMPAKEFNITVNCNSTVQPEFKVTSSDGYVPGYQGVLKLTPEDGVATGVGIEMVIDNELATFDTYTPTETLAYANQTMDIPVKLNYLQVADEVTPGPANAVATITLAYK, from the coding sequence ATGCAGCTTGTAAAACAATGCTTTTTCTTACTCATACTGGCAACCGCATCGCTGTTTATGCCGCATGCAAAAGCCACCTGTACGTCGCCGGATATGCCAAAGACCATTAACCTGTCCACGGTTTCCGTCTCCACCACGCTTCCCGTCGGCGCGACCATCCCCGGCACCGAACAGACGGTACACGTCGCGGGCCACTGTGATAATGCTGCAGATAAGGGTTTGGAGATCGTCTCCTGCTACTACGGCTACGGCACGGAAATTCCCGGCCTTTCCGGGGTCTATGAATCCGGCGTGAAGGGGGTTGGTATTGCGCTGATGAATGACAAAGGTCAGCGCATCAGCGGTGCGGGCGGGGTCACCTGTGACTCCCGCGGCACGCCAATTGGCTATGTCTCAACTGACGGCAACCAGACGTTCGATTTTAACGTCACGCTGGAGCTGGTAAAAACGGATACCGCCGTAGAATCCGGTACGCTAAATCAAAGCCAGACCGTTTTTGGCATTGGCGTTTTTGGTCACGAAGGCATCGGTTCACCCAACAATGTCAGCTATGCCGGTAACGTAAACCTTGAAAACGTCACCTGCTCCGTACTGCCAAAAAGCCTGACCGTCAACATGGGCGATTTCCCGGTCAGCGATTTCAACATGGTCGGCACGCTGGCGATGCCCGCGAAGGAGTTCAACATCACGGTGAACTGTAACTCCACCGTTCAGCCGGAATTTAAGGTCACCAGCAGCGACGGCTACGTACCCGGTTATCAGGGGGTGCTTAAGCTCACGCCGGAGGATGGCGTGGCAACGGGGGTCGGGATTGAAATGGTGATCGACAACGAGCTGGCAACGTTCGATACCTACACCCCAACTGAAACCCTGGCCTATGCCAACCAGACGATGGATATCCCGGTCAAGCTGAACTATTTGCAGGTGGCAGATGAAGTCACCCCTGGCCCGGCGAACGCCGTCGCCACCATTACTCTGGCCTATAAGTGA
- a CDS encoding fimbrial protein, whose product MNKIALGLFIASVIGCSASAFAATDGEGQINFTGEIIDSACQVVNGLSNPLNVTLGKVSKTVFTGAGSTSTATKFDIELKNCPETVTAAAINFGGTPDANNNSTLALTPDADAATGVAIQLIDSSEQPVSLYTPSKEYPLASGTAVNDLQFAARYIQTGAAITAGPANSVSTFTVIYN is encoded by the coding sequence ATGAACAAGATTGCGTTAGGTCTTTTTATCGCGTCGGTGATTGGCTGCTCGGCATCCGCTTTTGCAGCAACAGACGGTGAAGGACAGATCAACTTTACGGGCGAAATCATCGATTCCGCCTGTCAGGTTGTGAATGGTTTAAGTAACCCGTTGAACGTGACATTAGGCAAAGTCTCCAAGACGGTCTTTACCGGTGCCGGCTCCACCAGCACCGCCACGAAGTTTGATATTGAGTTAAAAAACTGCCCGGAAACCGTTACGGCGGCGGCAATCAACTTCGGTGGAACCCCGGATGCCAATAACAACAGCACCCTGGCGTTAACCCCCGATGCAGATGCCGCAACCGGCGTAGCCATTCAGCTGATCGACTCTTCTGAACAGCCCGTCAGTTTATATACTCCGTCAAAAGAGTATCCGCTGGCCTCCGGCACCGCAGTAAACGATCTGCAGTTTGCCGCGCGTTATATTCAAACCGGTGCGGCTATTACCGCTGGCCCGGCAAACTCTGTTTCAACATTCACGGTTATTTATAACTGA
- a CDS encoding fimbria/pilus outer membrane usher protein codes for MLTLLTLLCGLAAVGFSQQTRADDYFNPALLDVDNPQQGKTDLSIYEKGPGQAPGKYQVTIFINNNKIDTRDVTFILQKQDNGENSLQPCFTLSDLKSLGIKTDDYPQLAVKGACADLHAIPAATATFRVSNQQLLLSIPQSALGQVPRGYIDPTEFDEGITAGILNYSASASQSHARQQGMQDNSSQYVNLRPGMNVGAWRLRNYSTWSRSTSGHEEEQSFNSVYTYAQRDIVALKSDLTVGQSSSPADVFDSVPYTGAQLNSDNDMLPDSEKGYAPIIRGTAHSNALVVVRQNGYVIYQNTVAPGAFEINDLYPTGSSGDLQVTVKETDGSERHFVVPYASVPVLQREKHLKYSVTAGRYRSYDKDVEKTPFAQGSVIYGLPYGFTAYGGVQQSSHYQSQALGTGKNFGDLGAFSVDVTRAKALLKKQQASKGQSWRLRYSKDFAGTGTNFALAGYRYNSKGFYTLEDTMESYTRADDWSAPQQRRARTEATIDQTLGEGWGSFTLSLVKETYWNQGQDMTSMSVSYNNSWKGITYSMSYSLNKNTNSRDDEGDSVSNDNLFALSVSVPLDRWMSNTWASYNMNNNKDGTTHTLGLNGTALEENNLNWNVQEGYDSSENGTSTSLNADYKATYGEVSGGFSQDKYQRTTNVGLQGGMIAHANGLTLSQPLGETIALVKAPGASGTHIANQTGVETDFRGYTVVPFVTAYRHNTISLDTETLPDEADVTHASQIVTPTRGAVVRASFNTRVGHRVLMTLTHNGKPLPFGATVTTEDKDSEFIVGTDGQTYLSGMPDRGKLSVSWGQEASDHCVAEYTLTDEKEKTDIINAAAQCQ; via the coding sequence ATGCTTACGCTGCTGACCCTGCTATGCGGGTTAGCGGCCGTGGGTTTTTCGCAGCAAACGCGGGCGGATGATTATTTTAATCCAGCGTTGTTGGATGTGGATAATCCACAGCAGGGAAAAACCGATCTCTCCATTTATGAAAAAGGCCCGGGACAGGCGCCAGGGAAATATCAGGTCACGATCTTTATCAATAATAATAAAATTGATACACGCGACGTGACCTTTATATTGCAAAAGCAGGATAATGGAGAAAATTCCCTTCAGCCCTGCTTTACTCTGTCCGATTTAAAAAGCCTGGGTATTAAAACTGACGACTATCCTCAGCTTGCCGTGAAGGGCGCATGCGCGGATTTGCACGCCATACCGGCGGCGACGGCGACATTTCGCGTCAGCAACCAGCAGCTTCTGTTGAGCATTCCGCAGTCCGCGCTCGGTCAGGTTCCCCGTGGCTATATTGACCCAACAGAATTTGATGAGGGGATCACGGCGGGCATCCTCAACTACAGCGCCAGCGCCAGCCAGAGCCACGCCCGTCAGCAGGGCATGCAGGACAACAGCAGCCAGTACGTTAACCTGCGTCCGGGCATGAACGTCGGCGCGTGGCGCCTGCGCAACTATTCCACCTGGAGTCGCAGCACCAGCGGTCACGAAGAAGAGCAATCCTTTAACTCGGTCTACACCTATGCCCAGCGCGATATCGTGGCGTTAAAAAGCGATCTGACCGTAGGCCAAAGCAGCTCCCCGGCAGACGTATTTGACAGCGTTCCGTATACCGGCGCGCAGCTGAACTCCGACAACGATATGCTGCCGGACAGCGAAAAAGGCTATGCCCCGATCATCCGCGGCACGGCCCACAGTAATGCGCTGGTGGTGGTACGTCAGAACGGCTACGTGATTTATCAAAATACCGTTGCGCCGGGTGCATTTGAAATCAATGACCTGTATCCCACCGGCAGCAGCGGCGATCTCCAGGTCACCGTGAAAGAGACGGACGGCAGCGAACGTCACTTTGTGGTGCCCTACGCCTCCGTACCGGTCCTCCAGCGCGAAAAGCATCTGAAATACAGCGTCACTGCCGGGCGCTACCGCTCTTATGACAAAGACGTGGAAAAAACGCCCTTCGCTCAGGGGAGTGTCATTTATGGCCTGCCGTACGGATTCACCGCCTACGGTGGCGTGCAGCAAAGCAGCCATTATCAGTCACAGGCGCTGGGCACCGGTAAAAACTTTGGCGATCTTGGCGCGTTTTCTGTCGACGTGACGCGCGCCAAAGCGCTGCTCAAAAAACAGCAGGCCAGCAAGGGGCAATCCTGGCGTCTGCGCTACAGCAAAGATTTCGCGGGTACGGGCACAAACTTCGCTCTGGCTGGCTATCGCTACAACAGTAAAGGGTTTTACACCCTCGAAGACACCATGGAATCCTATACCCGCGCCGATGACTGGTCAGCACCGCAGCAGCGCCGCGCGCGTACCGAGGCCACCATCGATCAAACCCTCGGCGAAGGCTGGGGATCGTTTACGCTGAGCCTGGTCAAAGAGACCTACTGGAACCAGGGTCAGGACATGACCTCGATGAGCGTCAGCTATAACAACAGCTGGAAGGGAATCACCTACAGCATGAGCTATAGCCTCAACAAAAACACCAACAGCCGTGATGACGAAGGCGATTCGGTCAGTAACGATAACCTGTTCGCGCTGAGCGTGTCGGTACCGCTGGATCGCTGGATGAGCAACACCTGGGCCTCCTACAACATGAATAACAATAAAGACGGCACCACGCACACGCTGGGCCTGAACGGGACGGCGCTGGAGGAGAACAACCTTAACTGGAACGTGCAGGAAGGCTATGACTCATCAGAGAACGGTACCTCTACCAGTCTGAACGCCGATTATAAAGCCACCTACGGGGAAGTGAGTGGCGGTTTCAGCCAGGACAAATACCAGCGGACCACCAACGTCGGTCTGCAGGGGGGCATGATAGCCCACGCTAACGGCCTGACGCTGAGCCAGCCGCTGGGCGAGACCATCGCGCTGGTGAAAGCGCCCGGAGCCAGCGGCACGCACATCGCCAACCAGACGGGCGTGGAAACTGACTTCCGCGGCTATACCGTGGTGCCCTTTGTCACCGCCTATCGCCACAACACGATTTCGCTGGATACCGAAACGCTGCCTGACGAGGCTGACGTGACGCACGCTTCGCAGATCGTCACGCCAACCCGCGGTGCGGTGGTGCGGGCAAGCTTCAATACCCGCGTGGGTCATCGCGTCCTGATGACGCTGACGCACAACGGGAAGCCGCTGCCCTTCGGCGCAACGGTTACCACCGAGGATAAGGACAGCGAATTTATCGTCGGCACTGATGGCCAAACCTATCTTTCCGGAATGCCCGATCGCGGCAAGCTTTCCGTCTCATGGGGACAGGAAGCCAGCGACCACTGCGTTGCGGAATACACGCTCACGGATGAAAAAGAGAAAACAGACATTATTAACGCTGCCGCGCAGTGTCAGTAA
- the rlmF gene encoding 23S rRNA (adenine(1618)-N(6))-methyltransferase RlmF, producing MTSQKPGLHPRNRHRSRYDMNALCQSCPALQDYIVETPAGEPSVNFADPLAVKTLNKALLAHFYGVAHWDIPEGFLCPPVPGRADYVHHLADLLADDRDGAIPQQASVLDIGTGANLIYPLIGVHEYHWRFTGSEIGAEAFASAQAIISANAGLSRSIRLRRQKEATSIFNGIIHKNESYDATMCNPPFHDSAAAARAGSERKRRNLGQAEDAALNFGGQQQELWYEGGEVAFILRMIAESKQFGRQVKWFTTLVSRGDNLPPLYRALTEAGAVKVVKKEMAQGQKQSRFIAWSFMDDNKRRK from the coding sequence ATGACTTCCCAAAAGCCGGGATTGCACCCACGAAATCGCCATCGCAGCCGCTACGACATGAACGCACTGTGCCAGAGTTGTCCGGCGCTGCAGGACTATATTGTCGAGACCCCCGCGGGTGAACCGTCGGTTAACTTTGCCGATCCGCTGGCGGTGAAAACCCTGAACAAGGCGCTGCTGGCGCATTTTTACGGTGTGGCGCACTGGGATATCCCGGAAGGCTTTCTCTGTCCTCCTGTTCCGGGCCGTGCTGATTACGTTCATCACCTTGCCGATCTTCTCGCCGACGATCGTGACGGCGCGATCCCCCAGCAGGCTTCAGTCCTGGATATTGGTACCGGGGCAAACCTGATTTACCCCCTGATTGGCGTGCATGAGTACCACTGGCGCTTTACCGGGAGCGAAATCGGTGCCGAGGCGTTTGCCAGCGCGCAGGCGATAATCAGCGCTAACGCTGGCCTGAGTCGTTCCATTCGTCTGCGTCGCCAGAAGGAGGCGACGTCAATCTTCAACGGCATCATTCACAAAAACGAAAGCTATGACGCCACGATGTGTAATCCGCCATTCCATGATTCGGCGGCAGCGGCCCGTGCAGGCAGCGAGCGCAAACGCCGCAACCTGGGTCAGGCCGAAGATGCCGCGCTGAACTTTGGTGGACAGCAGCAGGAGCTGTGGTACGAGGGCGGTGAAGTCGCCTTCATCCTGCGGATGATTGCCGAAAGCAAACAGTTTGGTCGCCAGGTGAAATGGTTCACCACGCTGGTTTCCCGCGGAGATAACCTGCCGCCACTCTACCGGGCCCTCACCGAAGCAGGCGCGGTGAAAGTGGTGAAAAAAGAGATGGCGCAGGGCCAGAAGCAGAGCCGCTTTATTGCCTGGTCGTTTATGGATGACAACAAACGCCGCAAATAA
- the mcbA gene encoding DUF1471 family periplasmic protein McbA: MKKYLTLALLAGTLASASFSAMAVQSLTQSTDTSQLRPAGTVSVSRASNLDDLQDKLAEKARQEGAKGFVVNSAGGDNHMYGTATIYK; this comes from the coding sequence ATGAAAAAGTATCTAACCCTTGCTCTTCTCGCCGGTACCCTGGCGAGCGCCTCTTTCTCCGCTATGGCCGTTCAGTCCCTGACCCAAAGCACGGACACCAGCCAGCTGCGCCCGGCCGGTACCGTCTCGGTAAGCCGCGCAAGCAACCTTGACGATCTTCAGGATAAACTGGCTGAAAAAGCTCGCCAGGAAGGCGCTAAAGGCTTCGTGGTGAACTCCGCAGGTGGAGATAACCATATGTACGGCACAGCGACTATCTATAAATAA
- the ybiB gene encoding DNA-binding protein YbiB codes for MDYRKIIKEVGRGKNHARDLDHETARALYTRMLNGEVPDLELGGILIALRIKGEGEAEMRGFYEAMQAQTLRLTPPVAKPMPIVIPSYNGARKQANLTPLLAILLHKLGFPVVVHGVSEDPTRVLTETIFELLGIEPTLHAGQAQAKLDSHQPVYIPVKALCPPLEKQLAMRWRMGVRNSAHTLAKLATPFAENAALRLSSVSHPEYVGRVGKFFEEIGGNALLMHGTEGEVYANPQRCPQIMLIDAAGTRIALERGEENSGVILPEAKDPYITAKWIEQCLAGNVPVPQSIKLQMACCLLATGEADTVEAGMKRVEAAF; via the coding sequence GTGGATTATCGTAAAATTATCAAAGAGGTAGGGCGTGGAAAAAACCATGCCCGCGACCTGGATCATGAGACAGCGCGTGCGCTTTACACCCGTATGCTCAACGGTGAGGTTCCCGATCTCGAACTCGGCGGCATTCTTATCGCCCTGCGCATTAAGGGAGAAGGTGAAGCGGAGATGCGCGGCTTTTATGAGGCGATGCAGGCGCAAACGCTGCGTCTGACGCCACCGGTGGCAAAACCGATGCCGATCGTCATTCCCAGCTATAACGGCGCGCGCAAGCAGGCCAACCTGACGCCGCTGCTGGCTATTCTGTTACATAAGCTGGGTTTTCCGGTGGTGGTGCATGGGGTGAGTGAAGATCCGACCCGCGTGCTGACAGAAACGATTTTTGAACTGCTGGGGATCGAACCCACTCTCCACGCCGGGCAGGCGCAGGCGAAGCTCGATAGCCATCAGCCGGTCTATATTCCCGTAAAGGCTCTCTGCCCGCCGCTGGAAAAGCAGCTCGCAATGCGCTGGCGAATGGGCGTGCGTAACAGCGCGCATACGCTGGCGAAGCTGGCCACGCCGTTTGCCGAAAATGCCGCGCTGCGCCTTTCCAGCGTTTCGCACCCGGAATATGTGGGGCGCGTGGGGAAATTCTTTGAAGAGATTGGCGGCAACGCGTTGCTGATGCATGGGACGGAAGGCGAGGTCTACGCTAATCCGCAGCGCTGCCCGCAAATAATGCTGATCGACGCGGCTGGGACGCGTATCGCGCTTGAACGTGGGGAAGAGAACAGCGGCGTTATTCTGCCGGAGGCGAAAGATCCCTACATCACCGCGAAGTGGATTGAACAGTGCCTTGCCGGAAATGTGCCGGTGCCGCAGTCCATCAAGTTACAGATGGCCTGCTGCCTGCTGGCGACCGGGGAAGCTGACACGGTCGAGGCTGGCATGAAACGGGTTGAGGCGGCATTTTAG
- a CDS encoding molecular chaperone gives MRHGYLLSTLLLVAATAHAGVIINGTRLVYQGGKKESSIGISNPDATDYLVQSWADSGGKDLAKAPFLITPPLFRLDAKQENVLRVVRTGGNLPEDRESMFWLNIKAIPSSKKVAGVNTLQIAVNTRIKLMYRPASVKGKPEAVADQLEWHREGNDLVVNNPTPFYMNFQSVTLNGHKVDKATWAVPKTETHFALPAHTGGSTVSWSIITDYGSISKTLSASVH, from the coding sequence ATGCGTCACGGTTATTTACTCAGCACCCTTTTACTGGTAGCTGCAACGGCACATGCAGGCGTTATTATTAACGGCACGCGCCTGGTCTACCAGGGAGGCAAAAAGGAATCCTCTATCGGTATTTCAAACCCAGATGCAACGGATTATCTGGTGCAATCCTGGGCGGATTCTGGCGGTAAAGACCTGGCCAAAGCTCCCTTTCTGATTACGCCGCCACTGTTTCGTCTTGATGCGAAGCAGGAAAACGTTCTGCGCGTCGTACGTACCGGCGGAAATTTGCCTGAAGATCGCGAGTCGATGTTTTGGCTGAATATAAAAGCCATCCCCTCCTCAAAAAAGGTGGCTGGGGTCAATACCCTGCAAATTGCGGTTAACACGCGCATTAAGCTGATGTACCGCCCGGCCTCCGTCAAGGGTAAACCGGAAGCGGTCGCGGATCAGCTTGAGTGGCACCGCGAGGGCAATGATTTAGTGGTTAACAACCCGACGCCGTTTTATATGAATTTCCAGTCGGTCACCCTTAACGGTCATAAGGTCGATAAAGCGACCTGGGCCGTACCAAAAACCGAAACCCATTTTGCGTTGCCTGCACATACCGGCGGTTCAACCGTGTCCTGGTCAATTATTACTGATTACGGCAGCATCAGCAAAACGCTCTCTGCATCCGTGCATTAA
- the ybiJ gene encoding DUF1471 family protein YbiJ produces MKTIKYAVAAVALSALSFGAFAVEPVSSTQAQNMNKIGVVSAEGATTLDGLEAKLAEKAAAAGASGYTITSANTNNKLSGTAVIYK; encoded by the coding sequence ATGAAAACCATCAAATATGCTGTTGCTGCTGTTGCCCTGTCCGCTCTGTCTTTTGGCGCATTCGCTGTAGAGCCTGTTTCATCTACTCAGGCGCAGAACATGAATAAAATCGGTGTGGTGAGTGCAGAAGGCGCGACCACGCTGGACGGTCTGGAAGCCAAACTGGCTGAGAAAGCGGCTGCTGCCGGTGCAAGCGGATACACCATCACCTCCGCTAACACCAACAACAAGCTGAGCGGTACTGCGGTTATCTACAAATAA
- the glnQ gene encoding glutamine ABC transporter ATP-binding protein GlnQ — MIEFKNVSKHFGPTQVLHNIDLNITQGEVVVIIGPSGSGKSTLLRCINKLEGVTSGDLIVDGLKVNDPKVDERLIRQEAGMVFQQFYLFPHLTALENVMFGPLRVRGASKAAAEALAKDLLAKVGLAERAHHYPSELSGGQQQRVAIARALAVKPKMMLFDEPTSALDPELRHEVLKVMQDLAEEGMTMVIVTHEIGFAEKVASRLIFIDKGRIAEDGNPQELIANPPSQRLQEFLQHVS; from the coding sequence GTGATTGAATTTAAAAACGTTTCCAAGCACTTTGGCCCAACCCAGGTGCTGCACAATATTGATCTGAACATTACCCAGGGTGAAGTGGTGGTCATTATCGGGCCGTCCGGTTCCGGTAAATCCACTTTGCTGCGCTGCATTAACAAACTGGAAGGGGTCACCAGCGGCGATCTGATTGTCGACGGTCTGAAGGTCAATGACCCGAAAGTGGACGAGCGCCTGATTCGTCAGGAAGCGGGCATGGTGTTCCAGCAGTTCTACCTGTTCCCTCACCTGACGGCGCTGGAAAACGTGATGTTCGGCCCGCTGCGCGTGCGCGGTGCCAGCAAAGCGGCGGCGGAAGCGCTGGCAAAAGATCTGCTGGCAAAAGTGGGTCTGGCAGAACGTGCGCACCACTACCCTTCCGAGCTCTCCGGTGGTCAACAGCAGCGCGTCGCGATTGCCCGCGCGCTGGCAGTGAAGCCGAAGATGATGCTGTTTGATGAGCCAACGTCCGCACTCGACCCGGAGCTGCGCCACGAAGTGCTGAAAGTCATGCAGGATCTGGCAGAGGAAGGGATGACGATGGTTATCGTGACCCACGAAATCGGCTTTGCGGAGAAAGTCGCGTCCCGCCTGATCTTTATCGATAAAGGTCGTATCGCGGAAGACGGTAACCCGCAGGAACTGATTGCCAATCCGCCGAGCCAGCGTTTGCAGGAGTTTCTGCAGCACGTCTCCTGA